In Saccharothrix syringae, the following are encoded in one genomic region:
- a CDS encoding amidohydrolase family protein: MDRAGVLDGADVLVVGERVAAVGRFLEAPPEAVEVDARGGILMPGMVDTHRHMWQALLRGLGADWTLGQYFTFFYLDHGAVFRPEDIHAGNTLAALEALDAGVTTTLDWSHGLRTPEHADAAADALGAVPGRFVLGYGNLAGAPWEWARSSGFRSFVERRAGEFEGVQLAFDVTGEPGFPERAAFEVARELGLRVTTHAGVRGATNDDGMRLMWEHGFMTPSVTYVHAATLSAEAYRWIASSGGHVSVSAESELNAGQGYPPTWLLRRYGIPVSLSVDSGAWFSGDLFAAMRATVSADRGRAHLEAHREGETLARNALGVREVVHWATVGGGRALGLDVGVVAAGAPADLVLVKNDRSPAMFPVLNPYGHLVFQAQRGDVHTVVVKGRVVKYEHRMLNVDIEAARAAVLASVEHVRAAVGEDAWREAGGWGSAGSRGGAGGSGGAGGSGSAGERRVESPYTYRGDV, from the coding sequence ATGGACCGGGCCGGCGTGCTCGACGGCGCGGACGTGCTCGTGGTGGGCGAGCGCGTCGCCGCGGTGGGCCGGTTCCTGGAGGCGCCGCCGGAGGCGGTGGAGGTCGACGCCCGCGGTGGCATCCTGATGCCGGGCATGGTCGACACCCACCGGCACATGTGGCAGGCGTTGTTGCGCGGTCTGGGCGCGGACTGGACCCTCGGGCAGTACTTCACGTTCTTCTACCTGGACCACGGGGCGGTGTTCCGACCGGAGGACATCCACGCCGGCAACACCCTGGCCGCGCTGGAGGCGTTGGACGCCGGGGTCACCACGACGCTGGACTGGTCCCACGGGTTGCGCACGCCCGAGCACGCCGACGCGGCGGCGGACGCGCTGGGTGCCGTGCCCGGTCGGTTCGTGCTGGGGTACGGGAACCTGGCGGGGGCGCCCTGGGAGTGGGCGAGGAGTTCGGGGTTCCGGTCGTTCGTCGAGCGGCGGGCGGGGGAGTTCGAGGGGGTGCAGCTGGCGTTCGACGTCACCGGTGAGCCGGGGTTCCCGGAGCGGGCGGCGTTCGAGGTGGCGCGCGAGCTGGGGTTGCGGGTGACCACCCACGCGGGGGTGCGGGGCGCCACCAACGACGACGGCATGCGGTTGATGTGGGAGCACGGGTTCATGACGCCGTCGGTCACGTACGTGCACGCGGCCACGTTGTCGGCGGAGGCTTATCGGTGGATCGCCTCTTCCGGTGGGCACGTGTCGGTGTCGGCGGAGAGCGAGTTGAACGCGGGGCAGGGGTATCCGCCCACCTGGTTGTTGCGCCGGTACGGGATTCCGGTGTCGTTGTCGGTGGACAGCGGTGCCTGGTTCAGCGGGGACCTGTTCGCCGCCATGCGGGCCACGGTGTCGGCTGACCGGGGGCGGGCGCACCTGGAGGCGCACCGGGAGGGCGAGACGTTGGCGCGCAACGCTTTGGGGGTGCGGGAGGTGGTGCACTGGGCGACTGTCGGTGGGGGGCGGGCGCTGGGGTTGGACGTGGGGGTGGTGGCGGCGGGAGCGCCGGCGGACCTGGTGCTGGTCAAGAACGACCGGTCGCCGGCGATGTTCCCGGTGTTGAACCCCTACGGGCACCTGGTGTTCCAGGCGCAGCGCGGTGACGTGCACACGGTGGTGGTCAAGGGGCGCGTGGTGAAGTACGAGCACCGGATGTTGAATGTTGACATCGAGGCGGCGCGGGCGGCGGTGCTGGCTTCGGTGGAGCACGTGCGGGCGGCGGTGGGGGAGGACGCCTGGCGGGAGGCCGGGGGGTGGGGGAGCGCGGGGAGCCGAGGGGGTGCGGGTGGTTCGGGCGGCGCGGGTGGCTCGGGCAGTGCGGGGGAGCGGCGGGTGGAAAGCCCTTACACGTATCGGGGTGATGTCTGA